From a region of the Campylobacter anatolicus genome:
- the pheT gene encoding phenylalanine--tRNA ligase subunit beta — protein sequence MIISKNWLNEWVELGETSGETLVKTLNSIGLEVDSYNKVSIPDSIVVGYVKSREKHPDADKLNICQVDVGSETLQIVCGAKNVEVGQFVPVALIGTTMPNGLEIKKAKLRGAESYGMICSSTELGLVKINDGIMSLDESIGQLKLGVSLNKFGVFSDDIIEVDITANRGDCQSLHGIAREICAALDLNMRENLPFEDAENLLGIGRLVSVRADEGLRGSFLYRAFEIKNKIYENLLTRLRLALIDSKSKNAVDRLIDYVTYCTGVLFNTYDYTKLVGDNERVVFDIKKGKYGENIVSCNDKILSIAGIYKDDKFGIDEHSKIVIIEANYTEPAVIAQTTGEDKSIKKGEQVYRSSRGSEPNIAYGADYLFKRLSNLKDVSLYAGSQQAILRKDLFTFSIPLNELTCMIGQEIPRNEIVKILKKLGFEVGVNVEQESINIKVPAFRHDISNSHDVCEEIVRIVGIDNIASVPLNFAEQNRLTPTYLRYKNALNLRHRAANCGFFESVHYVFDNLDELTRLGFKPCKISILNPINNELNTLRPTLVNHLLNSCERNIKNSRKSVKLFELGEVFDENAVQSDRLGFVMSGLAYEPTLTNGSKGVEANFYEFASAVQNVVGKFELKKSENLNYLSPYEQAEIYQNGKKIGYIGRVDIRVESLRDLPKTYICEIEFDALKFETIKVNIYSKFPSISRDLSLVVPNGFEFGKIYECIRRLNLKELKELVPVDIYRGAGLENAASVSLKLTFQDMDKTLEDDEVVSLMDKILSVLKNELGIAIR from the coding sequence ATGATAATATCAAAAAACTGGCTAAATGAGTGGGTAGAGCTTGGCGAGACGAGTGGTGAAACGCTCGTAAAGACGTTAAATTCGATAGGTTTAGAGGTAGATAGTTATAACAAAGTAAGCATCCCTGATAGTATAGTTGTTGGGTATGTTAAAAGCAGAGAAAAGCATCCAGATGCCGATAAGTTAAACATTTGTCAAGTGGATGTAGGTAGTGAGACGTTGCAAATAGTTTGCGGTGCAAAAAATGTTGAAGTAGGGCAGTTTGTTCCTGTCGCACTCATCGGCACAACTATGCCAAATGGACTTGAGATAAAAAAGGCGAAGCTACGAGGAGCTGAGAGTTATGGTATGATATGCTCATCTACTGAGCTAGGTCTTGTTAAGATAAATGACGGCATTATGTCACTTGATGAGAGTATAGGACAGCTCAAACTCGGAGTTAGTTTAAATAAATTTGGTGTGTTTAGTGATGACATTATCGAAGTCGATATAACGGCAAATCGTGGCGATTGTCAAAGCCTGCACGGCATCGCACGTGAAATTTGTGCTGCACTAGATCTAAATATGCGTGAAAATTTACCATTTGAAGATGCTGAAAATTTATTGGGTATTGGTAGACTTGTATCTGTGCGTGCAGATGAAGGACTAAGAGGCTCATTCTTGTATCGTGCATTTGAAATAAAAAATAAAATTTACGAAAATCTCCTCACACGCCTGCGTCTAGCACTCATTGATAGCAAGAGTAAAAATGCTGTTGATAGATTGATTGATTATGTGACGTATTGCACAGGAGTCTTGTTTAATACATATGATTACACAAAGTTAGTTGGCGATAATGAACGTGTTGTTTTTGATATAAAAAAGGGTAAGTATGGTGAAAATATCGTATCTTGCAATGATAAAATTTTAAGTATTGCTGGGATTTATAAAGATGATAAATTTGGCATTGATGAGCATTCAAAGATTGTAATCATCGAGGCAAACTACACAGAACCAGCCGTGATAGCTCAAACTACTGGCGAAGATAAATCTATCAAAAAGGGCGAACAAGTCTATCGCTCAAGTCGCGGAAGTGAGCCAAATATAGCTTATGGAGCTGATTATTTGTTTAAAAGATTGTCAAATTTAAAAGATGTTAGCCTTTATGCAGGATCACAACAAGCCATATTACGTAAAGATCTGTTTACTTTTAGTATACCTTTAAATGAGCTTACTTGTATGATAGGTCAAGAGATACCGCGTAATGAGATCGTTAAAATTTTAAAAAAGCTTGGCTTTGAAGTAGGTGTAAATGTGGAACAAGAGAGCATAAATATAAAAGTTCCAGCATTTCGCCACGATATATCAAACTCACACGATGTTTGTGAGGAGATCGTGCGTATAGTAGGTATTGATAATATCGCGTCTGTTCCATTAAATTTTGCCGAACAAAATCGTCTAACACCGACATATTTACGATACAAAAATGCCTTAAATTTACGCCATCGTGCGGCGAATTGTGGTTTTTTTGAAAGTGTTCATTATGTATTTGACAATCTTGATGAACTAACTCGTCTTGGCTTTAAGCCTTGTAAAATCAGTATATTAAACCCTATAAATAACGAGCTAAATACGCTACGTCCAACACTAGTAAATCATCTTTTAAACTCTTGTGAGAGAAATATCAAAAACTCACGTAAATCAGTTAAACTATTTGAGCTTGGTGAAGTTTTTGACGAAAATGCTGTGCAAAGCGATCGTTTGGGATTTGTAATGAGTGGGTTAGCTTATGAGCCTACGCTTACAAATGGTTCAAAAGGTGTGGAGGCGAATTTTTATGAGTTTGCATCTGCGGTGCAAAATGTAGTTGGTAAATTTGAGCTTAAAAAGAGTGAAAATTTAAACTACTTAAGTCCATATGAACAGGCTGAAATTTATCAAAATGGTAAGAAGATCGGCTATATTGGGCGTGTTGATATACGAGTAGAAAGCTTACGAGATCTTCCTAAAACATACATCTGCGAGATAGAATTTGACGCTTTAAAATTTGAGACAATCAAAGTAAACATTTACTCTAAATTCCCAAGTATCAGTCGCGATCTAAGTCTTGTTGTGCCTAATGGCTTTGAGTTTGGGAAAATTTATGAGTGTATCCGCAGGTTAAATTTAAAAGAGCTAAAAGAGCTTGTACCGGTGGATATTTACCGTGGAGCAGGGCTTGAAAACGCAGCTAGTGTTAGCCTAAAACTAACATTTCAAGATATGGATAAGACGCTTGAAGATGATGAAGTGGTATCTTTGATGGATAAAATTTTATCTGTGCTTAAAAATGAGCTAGGTATCGCCATAAGATGA
- a CDS encoding 4-hydroxy-3-methylbut-2-enyl diphosphate reductase produces the protein MKIELASSYGFCFGVKRAIKIAENAKDAATIGPLIHNNEEINRLSVKFNVKTLEGIDELKDEKKAIIRTHGITKSDLAELKKSDINIIDATCPFVTKPQQICEQMSNEGYDVVIYGDATHPEVKGVKSYANGNVYVVLDESELENVRLKQKVAVVSQTTRKVEKFMQIVNFLILKVREVRVFNTICNATFENQEAVKSLAQKADVMVIIGGKNSSNTKQLYLISKNFCEDSYLIESEDELKNEWFNNKNLCGISAGASTPDWIIQKVVDKIEKI, from the coding sequence TTGAAGATTGAGCTTGCTAGTAGTTATGGATTTTGCTTTGGAGTAAAAAGGGCGATAAAGATAGCTGAAAACGCCAAAGATGCCGCAACTATCGGACCGCTCATACATAATAACGAAGAGATAAATCGTTTGTCTGTTAAATTTAATGTTAAAACGCTTGAAGGAATTGATGAGTTAAAGGACGAGAAAAAAGCTATTATACGCACTCACGGTATCACAAAAAGTGACCTTGCGGAGTTAAAAAAAAGTGACATAAATATCATTGACGCTACATGTCCATTTGTTACTAAACCGCAGCAAATTTGTGAGCAGATGAGCAATGAGGGTTATGACGTGGTTATCTACGGAGATGCCACACACCCCGAGGTAAAAGGGGTTAAGTCCTATGCAAACGGCAACGTCTATGTTGTACTTGATGAGAGTGAGCTTGAAAATGTGCGATTAAAGCAAAAAGTGGCCGTTGTGAGTCAGACGACACGTAAGGTTGAGAAATTTATGCAGATTGTAAATTTTTTAATACTTAAAGTGCGTGAGGTGCGTGTGTTTAACACCATTTGTAACGCTACTTTTGAAAATCAAGAGGCGGTTAAATCACTAGCACAAAAAGCCGATGTGATGGTTATAATAGGTGGCAAAAACAGCTCAAACACAAAGCAACTCTATCTAATCTCTAAAAATTTCTGCGAGGATAGTTATCTGATAGAAAGTGAGGATGAGTTAAAAAATGAGTGGTTTAACAACAAAAATCTTTGTGGTATTAGTGCAGGAGCTAGTACACCAGATTGGATTATTCAAAAAGTTGTAGATAAGATAGAAAAAATTTAG
- the aroA gene encoding 3-phosphoshikimate 1-carboxyvinyltransferase has protein sequence MKVCILNEPINALLDRIASDKSISHRTAIFSLLSDRPSRVRNYLRAEDTLNTLKIVELLGANVKQDGDEIVITPPVNIAEPHKVLECGNSGTAMRLFMGLLAAQDGFYVLSGDEYLNARPMARVSNPLIAVGAKIDGTNNGDTAPLCIRGTKLEWFKFHSSIASAQIKSALLLAALYSNGCEFSENELSRDHTERMLKGMGADIVTNGLNICLKPMKSPLKPLDIDVPNDPSSAFFFAVAACIVPGSYVVLKNMLLNKTRIEAYKVLERMGADIKFKETTSEYESVGEIEIRYAPLHAVSVSENISWLIDEAPALAVAFACASGTSRLRNARELRVKECDRIAVSVAGLKKCGIDAHELEDGFEITGGTANSAIIDSHGDHRIAMSFAVLGLRCGMIIQKSEFIATSFPNFSQIMRKIGASIED, from the coding sequence ATGAAAGTTTGCATACTAAATGAGCCGATAAATGCACTTTTAGATCGCATTGCAAGTGATAAGTCTATATCGCATAGAACGGCGATATTTTCGTTACTCAGCGACAGACCGAGTCGTGTGCGTAACTATCTAAGAGCTGAAGATACGCTAAATACTTTAAAGATAGTGGAGCTTTTGGGTGCAAATGTGAAGCAAGATGGCGATGAGATCGTCATTACTCCTCCTGTAAATATAGCCGAACCACATAAAGTTTTAGAGTGTGGCAACTCAGGCACGGCTATGCGACTGTTTATGGGGCTACTTGCAGCACAGGATGGCTTTTATGTCTTAAGTGGCGATGAGTATTTAAACGCTCGTCCTATGGCACGTGTGAGTAATCCACTCATTGCAGTTGGAGCAAAGATAGACGGCACAAACAATGGTGACACCGCACCGCTTTGTATACGTGGTACAAAGCTTGAGTGGTTTAAATTTCATAGCTCAATAGCTTCAGCTCAGATAAAAAGTGCATTACTACTTGCAGCACTTTACTCAAATGGTTGTGAATTTAGTGAAAATGAGCTAAGTCGAGATCACACCGAACGTATGTTAAAAGGTATGGGAGCCGACATCGTAACCAATGGACTTAATATATGCTTAAAGCCGATGAAATCGCCACTTAAACCTCTTGATATAGATGTACCAAACGACCCAAGCTCGGCATTTTTCTTTGCAGTTGCAGCGTGTATCGTGCCTGGATCTTATGTGGTGTTAAAAAATATGCTACTTAACAAAACTCGCATAGAGGCTTATAAAGTGCTTGAGAGAATGGGTGCTGATATTAAATTTAAAGAGACGACAAGCGAGTATGAGAGTGTTGGTGAGATAGAGATAAGGTATGCTCCGCTTCATGCTGTGAGCGTAAGTGAGAACATCTCGTGGCTCATTGACGAGGCACCTGCACTAGCGGTGGCATTTGCGTGTGCGAGTGGAACAAGTAGGTTAAGAAATGCAAGGGAGCTACGTGTGAAGGAGTGCGATCGTATTGCCGTTAGCGTAGCTGGGCTTAAAAAATGTGGCATAGATGCACATGAGCTTGAGGATGGCTTTGAGATAACTGGTGGCACGGCAAACTCAGCTATTATTGATAGTCACGGAGATCATCGTATTGCTATGAGCTTTGCTGTGCTTGGGCTAAGGTGTGGAATGATTATACAAAAGAGCGAATTTATTGCAACATCTTTTCCAAATTTTAGCCAGATTATGCGTAAAATAGGGGCTAGTATTGAAGATTGA
- a CDS encoding SelT/SelW/SelH family (seleno)protein, which translates to MQVKITYCNSUNYRPVASRVEDEIRKNFDDARVDLVLGSGGNFIVDVDGDVIFSKVDRIGNEESRFPHGEEITRLINKRLEQKIA; encoded by the coding sequence ATGCAAGTAAAAATCACTTACTGCAACTCTTGAAACTATCGTCCAGTAGCTTCTCGTGTAGAAGATGAGATAAGAAAAAACTTCGACGATGCTAGAGTTGATTTGGTTTTGGGTAGTGGTGGAAATTTTATCGTCGATGTTGATGGTGATGTTATATTTTCTAAAGTTGACCGTATAGGAAACGAAGAATCGAGATTTCCGCACGGCGAAGAGATAACTAGGCTAATAAATAAGCGTTTAGAGCAAAAAATCGCCTAA
- a CDS encoding CZB domain-containing protein, which produces MKKLGEFNQGILIVNDNTQNILNQTINVTNEVCISRGKIDHINVKLKGYRAALKSEFESIPDHHSCRFGKWFTSQVKELLKDDQKAIACVNKHHENVHRGLTKAIEIFSDTSKDDSEGIEILRDVENSSKVGFEALLEAMKQVRK; this is translated from the coding sequence ATGAAAAAACTTGGTGAGTTTAATCAAGGCATATTAATTGTCAATGATAACACTCAAAATATCTTAAATCAAACTATAAATGTAACAAACGAAGTATGCATAAGCAGAGGCAAGATAGATCATATAAATGTGAAATTAAAAGGCTACCGTGCGGCACTAAAAAGTGAGTTTGAAAGTATTCCAGATCATCATAGTTGTCGATTTGGTAAATGGTTTACAAGTCAAGTAAAAGAGCTACTTAAAGATGATCAAAAAGCTATTGCATGTGTAAATAAACATCATGAAAATGTTCATAGAGGACTTACAAAGGCTATAGAAATTTTTTCAGATACGAGTAAAGATGATAGTGAAGGTATCGAGATACTTAGAGATGTTGAAAACTCAAGCAAAGTCGGCTTTGAAGCCTTGCTTGAAGCTATGAAACAAGTAAGAAAATAA
- the efp gene encoding elongation factor P, with amino-acid sequence MATYSMGDLKKGLKIELEGIPYKIVEYQHVKPGKGAAFVRARIKSFVDGKVLEKTFHAGDKCEQPNLEEKEMQYLYDDGEFCQFMDTTTYEQVAISDEDVGDVKKWMIDGMMVDILFHNGNAIGVEVPQVVELKIVETPPNFKGDTQGGKKPATLESGAVVQIPFHVLEGEVIRVDTVRGEYIERANK; translated from the coding sequence ATGGCAACATATTCAATGGGTGATTTAAAAAAAGGGCTTAAGATCGAACTAGAGGGTATTCCGTATAAGATAGTAGAGTATCAGCATGTAAAGCCAGGCAAGGGTGCAGCATTTGTTCGTGCAAGGATAAAGTCATTTGTAGATGGCAAAGTGTTAGAGAAGACTTTTCACGCGGGCGATAAGTGCGAGCAACCAAATTTGGAAGAGAAAGAGATGCAGTATCTTTACGATGATGGTGAGTTTTGCCAATTTATGGATACAACGACTTATGAGCAAGTAGCGATCTCTGATGAAGATGTTGGCGATGTAAAAAAGTGGATGATAGATGGTATGATGGTAGATATTTTATTTCACAATGGCAATGCTATCGGCGTTGAAGTCCCGCAAGTCGTTGAGCTAAAAATAGTAGAAACTCCACCAAATTTCAAGGGTGACACACAAGGTGGTAAAAAACCAGCTACTCTTGAGAGCGGTGCAGTAGTGCAGATACCATTTCATGTGCTTGAAGGCGAAGTCATCCGTGTTGATACAGTTCGTGGCGAGTATATAGAACGAGCAAATAAATAA
- the pheS gene encoding phenylalanine--tRNA ligase subunit alpha produces the protein MQEFIDRINECQILSELEKIRIEIFGKKGILTSSFAKLKGMVEDEKREFAVFLNKQRDELTALIEAKKVELERSEVVEKMKAQAVDITLFNEPVAAGALHPVMATMDRIIEYFISQNFSLETGPLIEDDFHNFEALNLPKYHPARDMQDTFYLNDFKLLRTHTSPVQVRTMMANKPPIRMIAPGTVFRRDMDMTHTPMFHQVEGLVVEDGDKVSFANLKSMLEGFLKAIFGDVKVRFRPSFFPFTEPSAEVDISCIFCHGDGCRVCKQTGWLEVLGCGVVDPNVFKAVGYKNVSGYAFGLGVERFAMLINQVPDLRSLFEGDLRLLEQFK, from the coding sequence TTGCAAGAATTTATAGATAGGATAAACGAGTGCCAAATTTTAAGTGAATTAGAAAAAATTCGTATTGAGATATTTGGTAAAAAGGGCATTTTAACAAGTAGTTTTGCAAAGCTTAAAGGTATGGTGGAAGATGAAAAGCGTGAATTTGCCGTATTTTTAAACAAGCAAAGAGATGAGCTTACAGCTTTGATAGAGGCTAAAAAAGTAGAACTCGAACGGAGTGAAGTAGTAGAAAAAATGAAAGCTCAAGCCGTTGATATAACGTTATTTAATGAGCCAGTAGCAGCAGGAGCATTGCATCCGGTTATGGCTACGATGGATAGGATAATAGAGTATTTCATATCACAAAATTTCTCGCTTGAGACAGGACCTTTAATAGAAGATGACTTTCATAACTTTGAAGCTTTAAATTTACCAAAATATCACCCTGCACGTGATATGCAAGATACATTTTATTTAAATGACTTTAAGCTACTTCGCACTCACACAAGTCCGGTTCAAGTGCGAACGATGATGGCAAACAAGCCTCCTATACGTATGATAGCACCTGGAACTGTCTTTCGCCGTGATATGGATATGACACACACGCCTATGTTTCATCAAGTTGAAGGACTTGTTGTAGAAGATGGTGATAAAGTAAGCTTTGCAAATTTAAAGAGTATGCTCGAGGGTTTTTTAAAGGCTATATTTGGTGATGTTAAGGTGCGTTTTCGCCCTAGCTTCTTCCCATTCACTGAGCCAAGTGCCGAGGTTGATATAAGCTGTATATTCTGCCATGGAGATGGTTGCAGAGTATGTAAGCAAACCGGTTGGCTAGAAGTCCTTGGCTGTGGTGTGGTCGATCCAAATGTATTTAAAGCCGTTGGATATAAAAATGTCAGCGGATACGCGTTTGGACTTGGTGTGGAGCGTTTTGCGATGCTAATAAATCAAGTTCCTGACCTAAGATCACTTTTTGAGGGAGATTTAAGATTATTGGAGCAATTTAAATGA
- the serA gene encoding phosphoglycerate dehydrogenase codes for MKNIIVCDAIHPVGFELLKKEQDINVIDAVKVPKDELLQILGDADVAITRSSTEINEAFLNAGKKLKAIVRAGVGVDNVDIDGCSRRGIIAMNVPTANTIAAVELTMAHMLAAARSLEYAHNDLKIDRIWKREKWYGVELFNKTLGIIGFGNIGSRVAARAKAFGMKIVAYDPYIDSAKVVDMGGVYTKNFDDILACDFITIHTPKTKETIGMIGEAEIAKMKDGVRLINCARGGLYDEKALENGLKSGKIAFAGIDVFTKEPATDHPLLDLNNVSVTPHLGANTLESQRNIAIEAVEQAISAARGISYPNALNLPIKTEDLPPFVEPYIELISKMAFLATQINKKAIKAIRVETEGKIGEYANSMLTFALVSVLKESLGDAINYVNAKFLCDEKGIINEAIVVPQSGYNNKISVKITTDSDATTISGTVFGETEQRIVGINGFKTDFKPKGKMIIFKNNDVPGVIAQISAILADEKINIADFRLGRDDHGMALAVILVDEHISSDILTKLNALDTCIWAQYAVI; via the coding sequence ATGAAAAATATTATTGTGTGTGATGCGATACATCCAGTTGGTTTTGAGTTGCTTAAAAAAGAGCAAGATATAAATGTTATCGATGCGGTTAAGGTACCAAAAGATGAGCTTTTACAAATTTTAGGAGATGCGGATGTGGCGATCACTAGAAGCTCAACAGAGATAAATGAAGCATTTTTAAATGCCGGTAAGAAGCTAAAAGCTATCGTTCGTGCTGGTGTTGGTGTGGATAATGTGGATATCGACGGCTGTTCTCGCCGTGGGATAATCGCTATGAATGTCCCTACTGCAAACACGATAGCTGCCGTCGAGCTTACAATGGCACATATGCTTGCAGCTGCTAGATCGCTTGAATACGCTCATAATGACTTAAAAATAGATAGAATTTGGAAACGCGAAAAGTGGTATGGTGTCGAGCTTTTTAATAAAACTTTGGGTATTATTGGCTTTGGAAATATCGGTTCTCGTGTTGCGGCTAGAGCTAAAGCATTTGGTATGAAGATTGTTGCTTATGATCCATACATAGATTCAGCCAAGGTTGTCGATATGGGCGGAGTCTATACTAAAAATTTTGATGATATTTTAGCATGTGATTTTATCACGATTCATACGCCAAAGACAAAAGAGACCATTGGTATGATCGGCGAAGCCGAAATAGCAAAGATGAAAGATGGCGTAAGACTCATTAACTGTGCTCGTGGGGGTTTGTATGATGAGAAGGCATTAGAAAATGGGCTAAAAAGCGGTAAGATAGCCTTTGCAGGTATTGATGTTTTCACAAAAGAACCAGCTACGGATCATCCGTTACTTGATCTTAATAATGTCAGTGTTACACCACACCTTGGTGCAAATACACTTGAATCTCAGCGAAATATCGCAATTGAAGCAGTAGAACAAGCCATCAGTGCAGCACGTGGCATAAGCTATCCAAATGCACTAAATTTACCGATAAAAACGGAAGATCTGCCGCCATTTGTTGAACCATATATTGAGCTTATAAGCAAGATGGCATTTTTGGCAACTCAGATCAATAAAAAAGCGATAAAAGCGATACGTGTAGAGACCGAAGGAAAGATAGGGGAGTATGCAAACTCTATGCTTACTTTTGCACTTGTGAGTGTATTAAAAGAGAGTTTGGGTGATGCGATAAATTATGTAAATGCTAAATTTTTATGCGATGAAAAAGGTATTATAAACGAAGCTATTGTTGTTCCACAATCAGGCTATAATAATAAAATTTCAGTTAAGATTACAACAGATAGTGATGCAACAACGATAAGCGGAACAGTATTTGGAGAGACTGAGCAACGAATTGTTGGTATAAATGGATTTAAAACTGATTTTAAGCCAAAAGGAAAGATGATAATCTTTAAGAACAACGATGTTCCAGGTGTTATCGCACAGATTAGTGCGATACTAGCAGACGAGAAGATAAATATCGCTGACTTTAGGCTTGGACGCGACGATCATGGAATGGCACTTGCTGTTATACTCGTCGATGAACATATTAGCAGTGATATACTAACAAAGCTTAATGCACTTGATACTTGCATTTGGGCTCAATACGCAGTTATTTAA
- a CDS encoding histidine triad nucleotide-binding protein, with protein MTVFEKIIVGEIPCNKVIENDKFLAFHDINPKAPIHILIIPKKHFENIQEMEPDLMGEMLLFIQQVARLMGVDKSGYRLVTNCGENGGQEVMHLHFHMLGGAKLGWTDAAIDPQSTF; from the coding sequence ATGACAGTATTTGAAAAAATCATAGTCGGAGAGATACCTTGCAACAAGGTGATTGAAAATGATAAATTTCTAGCTTTTCATGATATAAACCCAAAAGCACCTATACATATCCTAATAATCCCTAAAAAGCACTTTGAAAATATCCAAGAGATGGAGCCAGATTTAATGGGCGAAATGCTACTTTTTATACAGCAAGTCGCACGCCTTATGGGCGTAGATAAAAGTGGCTATCGTCTCGTTACAAACTGCGGTGAAAATGGCGGTCAAGAGGTTATGCACCTTCACTTTCATATGCTTGGTGGTGCAAAACTTGGTTGGACTGATGCTGCGATCGATCCACAATCAACCTTTTAA
- a CDS encoding 30S ribosomal protein S1, with protein sequence MAVNKSVQLKAKDDDIEDIDFATMLEESFKKAEEDSDGVIVDIKGDEVLVNVGKKSEGILSIFEITDFDGNLKYKVGDTIKVAITGSRGGRPIVSHKKALKKEKVKAFIDSYDPDNTDEIDVKIVNKNKGGFVAQDTDGVEFFLPKTQSGFKNTNDIVGKNYKVRVIKVDKDEQSIIVSRKKILDDDRKKRKEALANIIDNTDVMEGVIKKITTYGMFVDVGGVDGLVHYSEISYKGPVNPNTLYKEGDKVAVKVISYDNEKRHLSLSIKAAMPDPWDEIKDGLDVGDTIKVIVSNIEPYGAFVDLGNDIEGFLHISEISWDKNIKNPKDHISEGEEIDVEVIEIDAKGHRLRVSLKNLLPKPFDEFKAKFKEGDVVKGVVTSVTSFGAFIRIGGLIEGLLHNEDASWDRNDKCKDLFKNGDEIEVKIIKIDSEDQKVSLSLKDLKQSPVQEFANKFNVGDIVKGKIRDIKEFGVFVELGNNVDALIRKEDLGSVDEAGLKIGDDIEAAIAFIDEKKNRIRLSIRRLAKQKEREVLNEINDNDKLTLGDIIKEQLQ encoded by the coding sequence ATGGCTGTGAACAAGAGCGTTCAACTCAAAGCAAAGGACGATGATATAGAAGATATAGACTTTGCTACTATGTTAGAGGAGTCTTTTAAGAAGGCTGAAGAAGATAGCGATGGAGTGATCGTCGATATCAAAGGTGATGAGGTTTTAGTCAATGTTGGCAAGAAATCAGAGGGTATTTTAAGTATCTTTGAGATAACTGACTTTGATGGCAACTTGAAGTATAAAGTTGGCGATACCATAAAGGTCGCGATAACTGGCTCAAGGGGTGGCAGGCCTATCGTTTCTCATAAAAAAGCACTAAAAAAAGAGAAAGTAAAGGCTTTTATAGACTCTTACGATCCTGATAATACAGATGAAATAGACGTTAAAATCGTTAATAAAAATAAAGGTGGCTTTGTGGCACAAGATACTGATGGTGTTGAGTTTTTCCTACCAAAAACACAAAGTGGCTTCAAAAATACTAACGATATAGTAGGTAAAAACTACAAAGTGCGTGTCATAAAAGTAGATAAAGATGAGCAAAGTATCATTGTATCTCGTAAGAAAATTTTAGATGATGACCGTAAAAAACGTAAAGAAGCACTAGCTAACATCATTGATAATACAGATGTTATGGAAGGTGTTATTAAAAAGATCACAACTTATGGTATGTTTGTTGATGTTGGTGGTGTTGATGGCTTAGTGCACTATAGTGAGATAAGCTATAAAGGACCTGTTAATCCAAATACACTTTACAAAGAAGGTGATAAGGTGGCGGTAAAGGTTATAAGTTACGATAATGAAAAACGTCACTTATCGCTATCTATCAAGGCGGCTATGCCTGATCCTTGGGATGAGATAAAAGATGGCTTAGATGTCGGTGATACGATAAAAGTTATCGTAAGCAACATAGAGCCTTATGGTGCGTTTGTGGATCTTGGTAATGACATAGAGGGATTTTTGCATATTTCTGAAATTTCATGGGATAAGAATATTAAAAATCCAAAAGATCACATAAGCGAAGGCGAAGAGATAGATGTTGAAGTTATTGAGATAGACGCAAAAGGACACCGTCTAAGAGTTAGCCTTAAAAATTTATTGCCAAAGCCATTTGATGAGTTTAAAGCTAAATTTAAAGAGGGCGATGTTGTTAAAGGCGTGGTCACTAGTGTTACATCATTTGGTGCATTTATCCGCATAGGTGGTTTGATAGAGGGGCTCTTGCATAACGAAGATGCATCTTGGGATAGAAACGACAAATGTAAAGATCTGTTTAAAAATGGCGATGAGATTGAAGTAAAGATTATTAAAATAGACAGCGAGGATCAAAAAGTATCGCTTAGTTTAAAAGATCTTAAACAAAGCCCAGTGCAAGAATTTGCTAATAAATTTAATGTTGGCGATATAGTTAAGGGTAAAATCCGCGATATAAAAGAGTTTGGCGTATTTGTTGAACTTGGTAATAATGTAGACGCACTTATTCGCAAAGAGGACCTAGGTAGCGTTGATGAGGCTGGTCTGAAAATAGGTGATGATATAGAGGCGGCTATTGCTTTTATAGATGAGAAAAAAAATAGAATCCGTCTAAGTATCCGTCGCCTAGCAAAACAAAAAGAGCGTGAAGTGCTAAATGAGATAAATGATAATGATAAGTTAACCCTTGGTGATATTATCAAGGAGCAATTGCAATAA